Proteins found in one bacterium genomic segment:
- the apbC gene encoding iron-sulfur cluster carrier protein ApbC, whose protein sequence is MAEVTEVQVLEALKHVKDHDLGKDLVSLKMIKEVQICGGAVAFTLELTTPAHPNKEKFIEDCKLAVGAMPGVEAVNVRLSSHVRGRPAGAGKMDIHGVKNIVAVASGKGGVGKSTVSVNIALALAAEGAKIGILDADIYGPSQPQMLGVAGMQPEATPDHRIIPLESHGVKVMSMGFLVDEDSPVIWRGPMVMKALVQFLGETIWGELDYLILDLPPGTGDAQLTIVQQVSLAGAVIVTTPQDIALLDARKGLQMFRKTDVPILGILENMSYYECPQCGHRENIFDTGGGERAADRYEVPFLGAIPLDIKIRLGGDKGVPVVVGDPESLVAKAFREAARNVARQVAIANASLPVSVPELKIIG, encoded by the coding sequence ATGGCAGAGGTAACCGAAGTACAAGTCCTCGAAGCCCTGAAACATGTCAAAGATCACGATTTGGGTAAAGATCTGGTGTCCCTGAAGATGATCAAGGAGGTGCAAATTTGCGGGGGCGCGGTTGCGTTCACGCTCGAGCTGACCACCCCGGCCCACCCGAACAAGGAGAAATTCATCGAGGACTGCAAGCTGGCCGTCGGCGCGATGCCGGGCGTGGAAGCCGTCAACGTCCGCCTCTCGAGCCATGTGCGGGGGCGCCCGGCCGGGGCGGGTAAGATGGACATCCATGGGGTGAAGAACATTGTCGCCGTCGCCAGCGGGAAGGGCGGGGTGGGCAAGTCCACCGTCTCGGTAAATATCGCCCTCGCCCTCGCGGCCGAGGGCGCCAAGATAGGGATACTCGATGCGGACATCTACGGGCCGAGCCAGCCGCAGATGCTGGGCGTTGCGGGCATGCAGCCCGAGGCCACCCCGGATCACCGCATCATCCCGCTGGAGAGCCACGGCGTGAAGGTGATGTCGATGGGCTTTCTCGTGGACGAGGACAGCCCCGTGATCTGGCGCGGGCCGATGGTGATGAAAGCCCTGGTCCAGTTCCTCGGCGAAACGATCTGGGGGGAGTTGGACTATCTCATCCTCGATCTTCCGCCCGGGACGGGCGACGCGCAGCTGACGATCGTCCAGCAGGTCTCGCTCGCGGGCGCCGTGATCGTGACCACCCCGCAGGACATCGCGCTCCTCGATGCGCGCAAGGGCCTTCAGATGTTCCGCAAGACAGATGTACCCATTCTCGGCATTCTGGAGAACATGAGCTACTACGAGTGCCCGCAGTGCGGCCACCGCGAGAACATCTTCGACACCGGCGGCGGGGAGCGCGCGGCGGACCGCTACGAGGTGCCCTTCCTCGGCGCGATTCCGCTCGACATCAAGATACGCCTGGGAGGGGACAAGGGCGTTCCCGTCGTGGTGGGAGATCCGGAAAGTCTCGTGGCCAAGGCGTTCCGCGAGGCGGCGCGCAACGTGGCGAGGCAGGTGGCCATCGCCAACGCATCGCTGCCGGTGAGTGTTCCCGAACTGAAGATTATCGGCTAG